A part of Thalassophryne amazonica chromosome 3, fThaAma1.1, whole genome shotgun sequence genomic DNA contains:
- the il19l gene encoding interleukin 19 like — MLCLLLLLLLLLSCLSQLVVSRSLELGSCTVTVHTHELRKYYNSIRSTAVAEDSEIGIRLLDRSVIKAVQDGETCCFMRLLLRFYVENVFSSYALAQPQDQRSSSALANAFVTIRRNIHKCLCQCHAETQAKMDTLHAEFAKLEVKKAAQKAVGELDTVLDWLEGLGQTS, encoded by the exons ATGctctgcctcctcctcctcctcctcctcctcctcagctgTCTGAGCCAACTTGTGGTGAGCCGCTCTCTGGAGCTGGGCAGCTGCACCGTCACCGTTCACACACACGAGCTACGCAAATATTACAACAGCATACGATCGACCGCA GTCGCTGAGGACAGTGAGATAGGGATCAGACTGTTGGATCGATCAGTGATAAAGGCCGTTCAG GACGGAGAGACATGCTGCTTCATGCGGCTTCTGCTGCGTTTCTATGTTGAGAATGTGTTCAGCAGCTACGCCTTGGCTCAACCACAGGACCAGCGCTCCTCCAGTGCACTGGCCAATGCCTTTGTCACCATCAGACGAAACATCCATAAATGT CTCTGCCAATGTCATGCAGAAACCCAAGCAAAAATGGACACTCTGCATGCTGAGTTTGCGAAG ctggaagtcAAGAAAGCAGCTCAGAAGGCAGTGGGAGAACTAGACACTGTGCTGGACTGGCTAGAAGGACTGGGACAGACCAGCTGA